From the Candoia aspera isolate rCanAsp1 chromosome 3, rCanAsp1.hap2, whole genome shotgun sequence genome, the window TCTGATAATGTTGAACTGCGAAGAGTAATGCCTCAGTTTAGGAAGCAGTATGCAAATAATAACATACATACTAAATGTTTGTGTCAAAAGAAAAACTCTGCATAAATGTTTTGGAAAACTCAATATGGGAAAGTGTCATTACCAATGAACCCATGCACAGGTTTATgcaaaacccaataaataaatttgcatactTGCCACCCTCAGCTTGCTGTCCCACAACTTTTCATGTGGGCTATTTTATCTGCAATCCTACACAACTACAAATGAGCACTTaatataaacaaaccaataaaatgCCCCTTCCCGATCAATAAAACCAGATTTTCATCATGAATAGAAGAAAGCAGATCCAAAGCAGTAAGAAATGATTATAAATTCTATTACCAAATATggcttttatttgggggggggggggagaaagcatCGATCCTTAACACAAGACCAGCATTCTGATTCTTGTTTTCCAACAGCAACACCTCATAATTTCCAGGGCGGGTGGGAATCCAACTGGCATCTAaaacattaccattatctccttGAAATAACTTTAAACTCAGATTGAGCACAAACATTTCTTCCCCAACTACTTTCCCCTTAAGGAAAGCATGTTTTGGCAAAGCACTCAGGAGTTCTTCATCGCCTTATCTCTGCGTTTAGAAAGGACTTTTTCAATTCTTTTACTAAGTAGGGTGATTGGTGTGTACTGTACGGCACATTGCATTTGGAGACTTGCTAAGTTCAAGTTGCTGCAAGGGAACAAGTCTTAGCCCATGTAGTTTACAATTTAAGATCTGACACAGAAAACAGGGAGGAAAATAGGAAttggttaaagaaaaaaaaatgctccatgTTTTGAGATCTGGTTACTAGCTATGTGAGAGTGGGACATGGGAATGAGGAGGTTGTGACAAAGTTTTAGAAGACTCATTTTGAAGAAAGATTAAAGTGCTTTGTGTATGAATTGTCTCTTTTAATCTCTCTGATTGGAATCAAGTAGAAACTAAGAGTTCCCTGGAGGCCATCAAGACCTTGACTGCATAATCTCTCTCTTCTCCATCTCTAAAATGCAATATCTGTAGCTGGCTTTGATGGCTGTCCAGAAATTGTATGTGGCACAAAATGTGGTAATGAGATTTTTAAGCTGCACAGAGCCTGGAGATATTACAATAATGACCCTAAAACTTAATGTCAGTTATCTATTTAATTCTGGGCTGGCTCTACTCCTGGCTCTACATCTGCTTTCAGAATGTAGGCAGCATTGCCAAGTCTATCTTTCTGAAAAATATGCCTGCCTTCATGTTTTGCTTCATGTGTACATAGGGAGTTttgtgaaatattatatatatttcccAGGGTGTGAAGTCTGGCTCTGGAAGATTGAGTGGAGAAGACTGATCAATGGTCCAACAGTCAAGAAGTTAGGCCCAGCAGGCATTGTGGAATGCTAAGATCGCAAGACACTTAGACGTCCTGGTCATCCACTGCAGCAGGACAGATCTCCAGCCGTAACGGTTCTTCGTGCCACTGGATCAAAGTCTCTTATGCTGAGAGGGTGGGACTGCCCCTGTGCAACAGCTATTCCACTTAAAACTCCATCATGCACAGGCttctgttgtgcagttcatcttcTTCTACAAATCATCTGCAAATCATCTCAGTCCAGATCTAATTTGTTGAGCCCTGCGGCccacctccatgtccacagatgaactgcacaacagtttcttcttcaaACCTGAAGGACGACCAACCATACATACTCAATCAGGCAGACAATGCTGAATATAAGATAAAACCCCCACCAGAAAAAAACAGGCTGAAAAATGATCCACACAAAAAATTACATAGATACAATGAAtatacaagaattttttttttttctagtaatGTGTTAATCATTCTACAACTCTACCATCTTCTTTATTATCATCTCTATTCCTACTGTGttttgaaactaaaaaaaaaaaaaatccttagttCCATCTGCAGATTTAGAAATGcagcattaaaaaacaaaatcgcTTATCAGTCATTCCAGGTTTATATGCCCTCCTGCCATTTAATCCAGGGACAAACCACTGCAACACCAGAGTTTGTTGTTCTTGTACAAGCGGGAGCATCATTCCTTGCTAGGGGTCATTCAGACCGCTGAGATCCTGATTGATCACCATCAAAACAAAAGCTCTGCTTTCTCAGATCTGCCTCTGTCACTTCCTCACAGCCttagaagttttttttctttttcatacagtAGTACCACGAACCTGGTATTTGTTGAACCTCTGCTTGCATTTCTCACTTTGACCCCTCACTGCCACCTCTGCCTCTTGGTGCACATGCCCTTGCCTAGACTTTCAAATGGGGCCCAAGTCTGCATTTTTATTTcgtctttcctccctccctccctctggccTTCTCAACAGTTAGTTATTTTCCCCACCCTGACTGTGTCACCTGTCCATTttatttcctctctcttcctcagtGGTGTTTCTGGCCACTCCAATCTAGACAGACTTTTTCCAGTATCAGATGCAATTTTTAAGcaaatgtttctttttgttttgtctttcatGCTTTGTCCTTTCCATACAAATGCAATATGCCAGTTATTATTAACATTATAAGtcatattattaattttaataatattattcATAAAGTATGATATTCACAGAGCTTTGCTGGTCAATAATGCTTATGAGAGGCAGCTCACATCAGTGTTAGCGGCACAGCGAATGATCAGGACGATGGCTGTTGTAGTTTAAAAGATACGGACAGAATGCAGCTGCTTCCCTGTGACATGGGCCTTTAATACATATTGGATTTTCAGGATAGAGGCAGCctaaaatgtaagaaataatatgttaagggccccatttcttagTTATACTAACATCTATGCACTGTTTACgtggcaaccatatatatttattttgtactttttaattgtttttaattattttaactgttcatggtttttatgattgtaagccgcccagagtcacttgttgagatgggtggctatagaaattaaataaataaataagaaattaccTAGAACACTCTACCACCCAATGCAAGGCTATAGCTATAACTTGGTTTGGAGAAGCTAACCTTAAACCATTTACACCAGCTTGTTCTACCCCTtcactctcctcctccttctagtGTAATCAAATGTTAAGAAAAGAACAAATATGAGGAATCAATTAGCCCTCTTCACCTGAAGTACATAATGGGTTCTTCCAAAACCTTTTCAACTTTAATCCTGTTAAGGAGTGTCTTGTTGGCCTATCAAAGCCACATGTCTTGAAAAAGAAACCAATGACGCAGTCAGCAGCACTCTGGTTACACGGTTCAGCAGTTTCTAGAATACGTATCAGGCAGGGAGGGTTCAAGCTGCTTGCAGGTCACGGAAACAGAGAAGTATTCTCAACTTTTTCCAAGCAATAACTGTTTTCTCCTCTGGATGTTGGTTCCACTGGGGCACTTTGCTTTCCTGTATCCTTCTGAAATAGCTCATAGAGGGCATCGAGAacagccttgaaggacaggaggaagacccactaccaaggcaacggtcagataagtggggcttgagcccagggcAAGAATGTAACATGAGAAAACgtttcagacaagcccctccctggttctcatgaagataaagagagggaggggaagcacattcagacttgcaagattctgttactacagctgttacaataaaagtagtccagacctacatggcattgttttctttgtctggtctaccttgttgacACAACCTTAGAAAGAAATTGGTCTGTTGTCctataaaaaaaatagtaatttataGATCAGGTAATAGCAGGGTTGACTGTCAATGTTACTCACAGCAGGTGCAAGAAAAACTAATCAGAATCGGGACCATAGTATTGAATTATTGTATGGGAGCCAGCCACTTCTCCACCTGCTATTTTAATTAACAGTGATTAATCAAACCTCGCACTCTGACATTTCCCATCCATTAAGGAAGGAAGCAGAATCAACAAAAACACTTTTCTTATAAAATGAAGGAACAATCCAATGAATAGCAAAATGCACCTTTTATTCCTTCCATGCTATACAGCATTTTGTATTCTTCTGACAGACAACTAAGCAATATAACTGAAAGTATTAAggttttttgttaatttgttaagATAATACTAAAATAATCAGTCAATCGCTGCCTTCCAATTCTGCTCTCCACCGTATTGAACAAAAAAGTGACTTGCCTTTGCTTTTCAcataccaaaacctggctgggtgaaTGTCTTTTCATAGATATGCCCTCCAAGTATTGAGGTAGGAGTGGCAGTGGTCCCGAGAAATTTTGATGCTGATCAAGAGCTTATTTCTGTGAGCGCCTATCAGGTTGGGCTATAGGGAGAACCTGGGGCTCCTGCTTGGGTACCAGATGACTTCCTGCATGGCAGGATCACTTCCTAAACGTTATCAATGGACTGGTTTTGGAGTCCTTAGTGAGCGGAGATTTCAGACTCCATGCTCTAGAAGATGCTTCAGGGTAGGAAGATTGATAAGGATGGTCCATCCCAGATGAATCCCTGTGGGTGTTTGGGGAGTTCTCCGGCATGTTGGCAGGCAGTTCTGCTGAACACCAGGTCAAGGGCTGGAACTCAAAGACGCCAAAGCAACATTACCCCCAAGCAGCAGCTTCTCCCTGTTCAGTAATTCAGGAGAACTTGATTCACAGAGGAATGCCAGAAAATGAAATGGCAACATCAGACTGTGCCCCAACCTTCCTGTTTTGGAGGGTAGAGTACAGGAAGAACTCACTGAGGGCTGCTGGGGGATACTTTTCTGATAAAATCCATCAAATCTGGACTTCACATGGATGGGGTCCAAGGAAGTGGGTGGGTAACATCTTGTGAAGTTACCTAGAATCATTTGTCTGATTCTGGGAGTGGATAGGAGGAACGGTGCCACTTGTAGTTTGATCCATGCCCAACCTGGTTTCTTTGCAAGGCTGGTATGTATCTGAATGACTGGATCTGGAATGTGGTCAATGCCTCACTGGTGAGATGATGTGCTACCTATCTTGAAATAGGAGTTGATATACCTCTTGGAGGTCCTCCCTAGATCTGGCCAGTTTAGACAACTTCcacccagtctccaaccttcccctttcaggaaagttgttgagaaggtggtagggcTACATTTGCTAAATGCCTTAGATGAAACAGACCTCTCAGCCGCATTCAACAACctaccatggcatccttctggcaTAATAATTAGAAGTTATGAGCACTATTCTTCCATGGTTTTGCTCTTTCCTGAGCAGAAAATTTCAGTCAGGGTGATGAGGCAGTTGCTCCCTAAGGTTCATCATTCTTGCCTgttttttaacatctacgtgaaactgcTAGATGTCATCAGGAGGTTCAACGTGAGGTACCATCAAGATGCTGATGATATTATTTCTAACCCTAACCTGGCTGGATATGCTATGGAGAACATGAAATGGTCTTTGCAAGCTGTGAGGGGCTGTTTGTCCAGAAACCATCTGTCTCTTTACTTGCCTTGGTGATTACTCTAAACAAAGTAGGACTTCTCCTAAGGAACCAGTCCATGATTTTGGTGTCCCTCCACACTTACTGCTGATAGGCAGGTGGAAGCCAAGACTAGAGGGGCCTTTCCCCAATACGAAGTGCCAATTGTGACCCTACCTATAGCAGGAAGTCTTAGCATCAGTCACCCATGTCCTTCTCACCACTAGCTTGGACCAATGCAGTGCACTGTACATGGAAACTGCAACTGATGCATAATACAGCTGTAGGCAAGAACCACTGGAATCATGTAACACTAGTGTTGTagggttgccagtaggcttccaaataaaattcaaagtgctggccaTCACTTATAAAACCCTACAAGGTTGGCACCGAGATATGCTCAGGACAGCCTGCTCCAAAGAGAAGTGATTCACCAAATGCAGGCATCCAGATATGGGATACTCAAGAGTCCCTCTACCCCTTGGAAGGTATGGGAAGTGGGGCGGGGCGAGGAAATTTCCTCTCTATCCTTAAGGAATAGTCTTCTCTTGAAGACCCAGACAGCACCTTCCTTGATGGCAGATAAAACACGACTTTTTTGAAGAGTCCGTGACCTACAATGTTCCTTGGGAATGATCACTATGAGTTTTGGGTACAGTTCTAGTGGAACCCTGGCTGTGCTATATTTGAGTTTTAAGAATTTGGAAACTGCCTGGGGTCCATGTGGAATTGGTGCTACAGAAATGCCATAATAAATAAACTTACCTTTATTAAATTATTGAATGTACCTTTGATTACATTATGCCCTTTAGATCTCTATAGGCTTAAGAACATTTCACTCTCTGTTGCATGGTGGACTCATGTTTTGCTTAATTTATTATCTGTACAGATTGATCATTCTTTCTCACCTGCTACTAGCACACTCTGCTGGTAGGGCTCTGTCTCTCAAAGCAATCTTCTGCTTTTAGAGACTGTATCTGCTGTCCGCCCCCAAATTCCAACTATACTTTTCCTTCCTATCTCAACATGACAAAGGAAGAGCTGTTACTGACTACCATTTCATTGGCTTGCGAGCCTGTTCGTTTTCTGCTTTTAGGTAATCATCATAGAGTTCTCTCAGATGCAGCAACAACGCCTCCAGATTTTCTCCTGTCAGAGCAGATAGCGGGATGACTCTCTGCTTCACTTGCTCCTTGAGGAGAGATAAATTGTTCTTTGACTCTGGAAGATCAAGCTTGTTTGCAACAATGGCCTGAGGAATCTGTGACAGGCCAACTTTATACTGCTCCAGTTCGTATTTCAAGGCTTCCAGCTGAGCCCAGGGCTCAGCCACAGAGAGGTCCAACACGAACAGAAGGAAGCAGCAGCGTTCTATATGTCTCAGGAAGGCTAAGCCAAGCCCTCGGTCTTCATGGGCTCCTTTTATTATTCCAGGGATATCTACAACTGCAAAGTAAGACAAAACAGAATAACATGATTAATAAAATTCTGGTGGTGAAAGAATGATAAAGAGGGAAActgcctggaaaaaaaacccagcatgtGGATGGCTAGAGCAGGAGTTTTCCAAGTTTTTCAGGCCGTGGaatctgtcaaaaaaaaaaaaaaaactttcccgaATCCCTGATTGAGGGGCAAGGCTctaatgatagaaaattggctgtgttggCATGATTTTCTCCCTTAGTCTCCTAGAGAAGCCCATCAAGGTTTTCCAGAACtctacagggacgcggtggcgctgcgggttaaaccgctgtcgattggaaggttggcggttcgaaaccgtgcggcggggtgagctcccgttgctcgtcccagctcctgaacaccaagcagttcgaaaacatgccaatgtgagtagatcaataggtaccgctttggcgggaaggtaacggcgttccgtgtcgtcatgctggccacatgacccggaagtgtctatgacaacgccggctccaaggcttagaaacggagatgagcaccgccccctagagtcggacacgactggactttacgtcaagggaaacctttacctttaccttacagctCCACGGAACACTGTCTGAAAACTCTGGGCTAGAGGACTGTGGGGCAGCTGAATACCCCCCATGTTCTGGACCCCTTGATTTGTTTGCAGTTCACATACACACAATGAGAGACAACCAAAAaggtttcaattttattttcagctGCTTCATGCTTCTCCAGCCTTGGGTCATGGAAAAGGGTGTCCTGCAGCAAAGCTTTCTTTCCCCCCTGCTTAGCACAAACTTCAGCTCTTCCAAGTGGTATCAGTGTCACCAAGCgttttattttttccagaagGAAGTAACACCATgaatgtcatttaaaaaaaaaaatcagtagaagGAAATATAAAACCGTACCTGCAATCTGCTCGTAGTCTTCATAGTGAACAATGCCTACGTGAGGATTCAAGGTTGTGAATGGGTATGGAGCCACAGCGGGTCTTGCTCTGGAGATAGCTCGCAAGAGTGAAGATTTCCCAGCATTAGGGAACCCTATCTGGAATAAAGAGCCCAATTTGAAAGGGAGGCAGCTTTTGCCTTCAACCTTACATTTAATTCTACTGGAACAAATATTtagcagttttttgttttttctagttttgtccactggagttgggcagccaatacaaacaaacaaacaaacaggctaaACTTGGCTAAACAAGGCAAGGCCACCCACCTTCTCACTCCCAAGTTTTCAGGTTCTTGTTAGCCCAATCATCAACAATCTGTAAGCCAAGAATTTCAAGCAACACTCAAGCAGATGtcattgattacgtgccatcaagtcgctGTCGACTCTTAGGGACCacacagataaattttctccacgATGACCTGTCCTtaccctggtctttcaggtcttccaatttgggggagggggcaccTAAGTATTCCAAGTAGTGTATTTTTTAACATGCATACATCTCCCATGGTCCAACTTTCCTGACTTAACATGAAGGTTTGTTTCTTCGGAGTGAAATATactgaaaaacaagcaaacatactCACCATCCCTGCATGGGCCACAGTCTTGAGCTCCAAGTGAAGAAACCTTTCTTGACCCGGTTCTCCTGAAGTAGCAGTTGTTGGTGCTCGGTTGTCATTAGCCAGAAAGAAACGGTTGCCTTTCCCCCCAGCTCCACCATACGCTGCAACGTATTCTTCACCGTGATGGTTGAGATCAGCTACAAGGTTGCTGCCTTCCTTAACTATGGTACCAATGGGAACctacaaaataaagataaatttaaGTAAAATACAGCTAAGGGTTTACAACCGTTGGCTGTTTGCTCCATCTGTGGGCAAAGAGGTGCTCAGCAGATCTTCCAAATGCGGGACATTAGCCATTCAGCTAAGACTCAACATTTTGACAAAAGGATGTAAGCTAACAAGGATCAACAACTTACCTTAATGTAAAGGCATCTGCCAGCTGATCCATAACAGTTTTTGCTTCCCCCCCTTTCCCCACTGAAACCTTTATAAAATGGATGGAGGTAGGCCAAGGATTTGACTTGCTGATccactgtaaaaataaaatatattacaattcaagatgctaaagatgaattttttaaaaaaaaaaactgtgctaATTATGAATTGACAAACTGTTTTCTGGATGAGAGCACACCACAAATGCCAAACCTTGTGTTTTTATTTGGTACCAGATGCTGATATATTGGGAGCAATCTGCAGCTGTTCCTTTGCCTAAATGACAAAAGCGCTAATaatatacgtatgtatgtatgtatgtatgtatgtgtgtgtgtatatatatatatatatatatatatatatatatatatatatatatatattaaaaaaaaactttgcaaagaTAACTTTACGACACcaactttgaaatatttaaattttaggcaaattgcaattaatattttattgtatttgctaGCAATTCTCATTATTTTCAACAATAATATAATTACAGTTCTTCATTGTCCCATTGTTTCAGTAGTTAAATTCTCAACATTCATTCTTTTTTGTGTGGGAATTAAACCAAAGTACGTGCTTTACTACATACGTTGATTCGTTCTTTTATTTTACCTTACTTacctatttatatatttataaatatatagaggGCTTATAGGCCACTCTAATCAGaactgactctgagcagttttattatttggattaatggatttttaaaatcaggcCTCCTTTTTCTCATCCtgttttatcttgcctttttgtAATTCATCATGTTTATTGTGGGGGTGCAAATATGATCATGCTATTTTCGTTTGAATTAtttgcttttataattttttaaaaatttcacatTCCCTTTCACTGATTTGGATCCCAAGAACTTTGTCAGCAGAAGGCACTTCTATTCCCATTATTGATATGTGTTTCTGTGTATGGTCCACCTCCACACTCAGAATGGCAAACTTAAAACTGGCTCC encodes:
- the MTG2 gene encoding mitochondrial ribosome-associated GTPase 2 yields the protein MLQIMVRAWLEIHWRPAYSQIHNCLLQKQVKNWHRSLSITSTKCSKSQRRSCKANISEKKLSRYFVDHRKVHVVGGKGGDGIACFLSEPRKEFGGPDGGDGGDGGHIIFKVDQQVKSLAYLHPFYKGFSGERGGSKNCYGSAGRCLYIKVPIGTIVKEGSNLVADLNHHGEEYVAAYGGAGGKGNRFFLANDNRAPTTATSGEPGQERFLHLELKTVAHAGMIGFPNAGKSSLLRAISRARPAVAPYPFTTLNPHVGIVHYEDYEQIAVVDIPGIIKGAHEDRGLGLAFLRHIERCCFLLFVLDLSVAEPWAQLEALKYELEQYKVGLSQIPQAIVANKLDLPESKNNLSLLKEQVKQRVIPLSALTGENLEALLLHLRELYDDYLKAENEQARKPMKW